Part of the Vigna angularis cultivar LongXiaoDou No.4 chromosome 1, ASM1680809v1, whole genome shotgun sequence genome, TTACCCTTAGTTTTCAAGTTTAACAAGCTTGGGAGATATCGAAATAAAAATCTGTGGGACATCCATCACTGCTATAACAAGTGCCATGCACGCTTCaccatatattatatttatatttaatatttatttaaaatataattatgttatgATTGAAGATGATTATTTGTAGTTTTAGTGTAACAAGTGTGTTGCATTCATAAATGCTGAAGGTACTCAAATTATTGTGATTTACTTTTTACAAGGAAGAATAGTCATacatatacaaaatatataaattaaaaaaataatattataaatataattatattattatttaaacttaagtattattgttattttgaaaactatGTTTAATGTAGTTGAACTTTATTTgtttacattaaatattttttaaaattattgtaaaaaaataaaattctcgATTAGAAcatattttcaaacattttaaagATACTAAATTTAGCTACGTGATGCTAAAAAAGTTGAATAGTTAGCCTCATTACAACCTAAATTCACATTTTCTGCTAGTACCAGAATAATGagactattattattataataatatttactttGCGATTACCGTTCCTCatagaatatattttatgaactaaattaaaatacagaTTATGCTTATAACCGTTTTTACGATAGTCAAAGttgcattttgtttttgtttagttCACATCAGCtatcaacttaaaaattaaaaattttaaaatctagagATTAAACGACAAATTTAGATTTTGGAagagcaaaataaaaattttcgtACTCAATCgagatatatttaaataaaatattctctAAAAATGCAgcgatatttattattattattattattattattattaaacttttaatgtttataaaacttatttaaataaataaattaaatttaaataaagcaTACTTTGTATATACTAATATTATTGTATAATGTTGAAATACactctattttattgtgtttatgCTATAATAGTAATTTAAACAACAAGtagattttatttaaacatgataatattttaaattatcacggtcaatttaaatataaaaattatatataacattataaaattgtgataaaaaataagaataaaaatcttAAGCGTGTTTTATAATTATCCTTGTAATGTTATCTTTCATGAACAGTTTGTTTTTAATacattaacaaaaatttaataagataaatACTAATTTGTTAGCATTATCCACAAATATATTtcaatagttatttttaaaaaaataccatggacatttttttatgatgttgatgTGTATCCTTTTAATGTTTAACTTTAACTGCTCATTTTTagctttaattaatattttaaatttactaaatatttaTGGATTATTATAGATTTTAACTGCATAGTTTTTTTACTgtgttataatatataatgttatcctattatagtttatatatatatatatatatatatatatatatgtatgtatgtatgtatatatagattttatttgcaaatctttattttgaaatgttattaaatattctaaatttataaataaatttacatttagttaaaataaattatttcataattattacttaaattaaagtattttggaccatttaaaatttaattatatatttttgaagttatttttcaaatatatccAATTCTTTTgctattttatgttattattacaatatttacaTATATGAAGTTTATTTCAGTTTGAAAATATCTATGTCTATCTATCTATATCTgtatatattaacttaattttatcaaaGTATATTTACAAAAGTCAAGtgtaattttatcaaattcaaacaatacatattattaTCAGAGTGTACATAGTTGGGTTGGATAAAAAAGTTATTGAGCTGAGTTggtaattttctatattttttattagatttaggGTGTAACCTAAGAAGTAATTGATTAGTTTGGATTAAGTTAATTGATTCagaagttttaattatttttttaaaatttatatgttaatttttttaaaaaaataaactataatatctatacctaaataattaaatatcataaaaaatatttaattaataataattatattattatttaatcctTTTGGTTTTAGATTATGCAatgcaattatatatatatatatatatagatattttaaaactatatcTAAACTGGTAACTAACTTATAGTTGGttaaatagatatttaatttaGATAAGATTAACCgagaaaatctttttcttatgCATATCAGTTGGTTATAAAATAGGTTGAAAGCTACAATTCTCTGTAACGAAATAGCAAGGAACAAGAAGAAGAGATGGAAGTAGAAGGTAACGAAAGTGGAAGAGCAAaagaagttgagagaaaaaacaTCAATGACTGGCTTCCCATCACAAAATCCAGAAACGCAAAGTGGTGGTATTCTGCTTTTCACAATGTCACTGCTGTAGTTGGAGCAGGAGTGCTGGGTTTTCCCTACGCTATGTCAGAGCTAGGATGGTTCGTTCACCAATTATTTTTCCCTTTAAATTTCTAAccttgtgtgattttctttttgcATGTTAAACGATCACGTTGTTTGTGGTGTGTGGCAGGGGTCCAGGTGTTACAATACTGATTCTTTCATGGATCTGCACTCTCTACACGGCATGGCAAATGATTCAAATGCATGAGCCTGAACCAGGGAGAAGGCTTGACAGGTATCACGAGTTGGGGCAGTATGCGTTTGGAGAGAAGCTAGGACTGTGGATTGTTGTGCCCCAGCAACTGATGGTTCAGATTGGTGTTAATGTAGTATACATGATAACGGGTGGGAATTCTCTGATGAAGATACATGATACTCTTTGTGATGGATGCACTCCCATTAGAAGAACCTACTTCATCATGATCTTTGCAGTTGTTCAGTTCTTTCTCTCCCATCTCCCCAGTTTCAACTCCATCAGTGTTGTTTCTTTTGCTGCCGCTCTCATGTCGCTCAGCTACTCCACTATCGCGTGGGCAGCGTCACTTCACAGGGGCGTTCAACCGGGAGTGCAATATGGTAGCAGATTTTCAACCGATGCAGGGAATGTATTTGGGATTTTTGGTGCTTTGGGGACTATAGCTTTTGGGTATGCCGGGCACAACGTAGTTTTGGAGATCCAAGCAACAATCCCTTCCACGCCAGAAAAGCCCTCAAAAAAAGCCATGTGGAAGGGCATGCTTGTTGCTTATGTCGTGGTCGCTCTTTGTTATTTTCCTGTTGCTCTTGTTGGTTACTGGGCTTTTGGAAACGGTGTTGATGACAACATTCTTCTCTCCCTCGAGAAACCTCGTTGGCTCATCGTAGCTGCTAATCTCTTTGTTTTTGTACATGTAACTGGCAGCTATCAGGTACACGCACTGCATCACTTCTCTTCCTCATTggattaacaaaatttaaaacgcTCTTAATCATGTAAATCTAATTCGTTTTCGTGTTAGGTTTTCGGCGTTCCGGTGTTTGATACATTGGAATCATTCCTGGTGAAACAGATGAAGTTCCAGCCAACTTGGTTCCTTCGATTCATAACTCGCAATTGCTACGTTTGTGAGTGTGCTTTCATCTCTCACACTTAATAATCCCaccaataaatataatttatttatctaaccATTACAACATTATTCTTTGTATGTATGCAGTACTTACACTTTTCCTTGGAGCTACATTCCCTTTCTTTGGCGGGCTTCTAGGATTCTTTGGGGGTTTTGTGTTTGCTCCAACCACATACTTTGTAAGCAAAAATAATGTCTTAgataactttttcttaaaataatcaaaagcTGATGTTAATTAACCTATGTCTCAATCGTTTGCAGCTCCCCTGCGTAATGTGGCTTGCCATCTACAAACCGAACAGATATAGCTTGTCGTGGTGGGCAAATTGGGTATGTAGGCAAAAAATATTATCCACATGTCTTgtagttgttttgttttttgttatgTCCTTTTACAACTGATTGAGTTGGATTTTTCTTCTTATCTCAGTTCTGCATCATATTTGGAGTGTTCTTGATGGTGTTAGCCCCAATCGGCGCATTGAGACAGATCATACTAGAAGCTAAGGATTACAAATTCTACTCTTGATCTCTTTCGCACACAAGAAcctattctaatttttttccttttgaccTTAATTTCTTAgacagttttattttattaggtctACATTCCTTGTTCCTGaaactttatttattacttcttaatttttttcaacagttaaaacaattatatattctGTTTTGATGTGCATCTAAGCTATATACCTGAGGTCCTGACTAAATTTGTTGTTAGTGTTTTCAAATAAGtgaaaattaattacaaaaacaaaaaacacttGATAACTGAAAGAAATCGatgttttttgaaattttgtattcCTCAACCAAACGGTAAGCAAATggttaattcaattaaaatagcATATTgcagttttttatttaattaacaatAGGTAGATGTGATTTTAGAAATGTGAATTCAccatttgttttattgttttaacttCCATATCGAAACGACTCACTGGTCTGTTGGAAAGGTACTCGTTGTGagtgaaattttcaaaatcttatattttaggtttgaatttCTCTGATGATCACATTAATTGTCGAGATTTATATGATATCTCttcataaaatgttttttttttctttaacgaATTGAAATCTCATTTTTAAACGATTTAAAATAGAATCAGAAGCACTCaaacaaaacctaaaataatattaaacgtAAAATTAGGAGTAAATGTATAAAAACCGTTAGTTTACATAAATCAGaggaattatatatataataaataaataaaaactcaaaaaatatataacaaattttatgaCTATATATATTAACATGTGAGAAATCATCCCTGATTTTCCTATTCATTCTGTTAAGTCATGATTTAGGCCTAATTTTTAGGCAATCAATGCTTACAggataaatacaaaataataataaactattttacttcccattaaataaaacatttaattgtgcataaatataaaagtaaaaaagtatattttgtcTACAGTTATAATCGATTTATAATcagagagaaaatagaaaaaataaattaaaattgtattatatcgagtttaaataaaatatcaccaATTATCAAATATAAGTCTGTGCTAAAAAGTTGTTATAAATGACAAATAGTAGTCAGTTTCCTTTTTATAAGTTAGCCCATTAAGGTTAAGAACACGAGTCCACATTCTTATCATGTTCCtttatttattaagttaaaaaattaaatattaattttagtattttacatattcatatatatattgtatatgttagcataataatgtaaattaaataaatttgtttacagAAATATCAATtcaaagattttattttgttgctgaaattttaaaaaaaaatcaaaaacattttgataatttaaataaaacttagaaagctctttaattaattttattaaaaaaacaaagctaattagaagtaaattaaattttttctaaaatttaattaaaatatatttcaacctTCCATACCATTCATtaaaagaacacaaaaaataatattatttgcaccattttttttgttggacccttttttttttctttttttctctttctatctCTTTTCGATGTCCTTCCTCATCCATAAGAACAACTTCCTTTATCAATTTGTAAAGGAAAATgctatattatgaaattttactATACTTCCAATTGATTAACCATTATCTCTTTCAATTCCTTCAATCAAAGCTGATAGAAGATTGACCCTGGAATTCAATAATTTGTGTCAATTACCCTTTGGTTGCTTCTTACAGTTTTTTATTCCGTTGCTTCATCCGCTTTTCCAACTGACACAgttccttaaaaaaaattactctcTCAAAAAACCATCTGATTGCATTGTTAGTAAACTAAAAAAGAGGTtggaaaaaacagaaaaagagattaaaatttaagattgttgttctgaaataaaaaattatagttgtAACTAAGAAACAGTAGAAATAAAAAGGAGTATTATAAGTATAAGCCCAAAGTTAAGCTAGCAACGTATCATCATAAATTTCCtttcgtttttattttgattaaaatgtGTATTTACATAATGTGTTTGTTAAAATAAACGTAGAGAAGGAAAAATTAATCTGTGATTGCTAAAACACTGTGactattgaaaatattatttttgtacatCTCCTTTTAATATATGTTTCGGTGGTCTTGTTGTTATCATTGTTATGTTACGCTACAAATAATCTTAACAAGCCATTGCATGAAGATTATAttcactttatatatatatatatatatatatatatatatatatatatatatatatatatatatatatatatatatatatatatatatatatatatatatatatatatatatatatatatataaatcccAGTGATTTGAGATGTTAATAAAAATCTCagttttgtattatttaaaaaatgttattttaacaaattaaaatgatattaatgcataataaatgttataaaagttattttccCTAGCTGAAAATAAATACAATCTAggataaaatttcataaaagaaagttatttttggtttaacttaaaatttgaaGACACAAATTGTGATAGTttcatatcttaatttttttaataatgacagtatattataattttagttaaaatttattttatttagtttttatattaacaaaaatataattgacaACAAATAGAATTATTTTGAGCTTAAAAGTTAAGTTccacaaattaatttagtttttctgTAAAACCACAAAATATGGTGGTATTTTAGAGGTGAtggtaatttaaaaatagtgagactcggttattataatattaaatggtttcactataaaaagttttgttataatattaaatggttttattataaatagctttgttataaacaagtttcatcattttaaaatctatcatcTTTTTAGAAATCACTCTTCTAGAGTTTTTTGTATTCTCTCTCAAGATTCTAACTTGATCATTTGTTTGACAATTAGGAACCTCCTAGGAGATCACGGTAGAGTAATCTCCACATCCGATTGATTTCTAGAATAGAGTATGGACACATTTGTCTAATGTTTATtgttagactcgtctaattcttatatgcatagactcatctaatgtgtattgcaaAACTCGtctaatcaaattattaataaagtCATCTAATGTATAATAATGCACTGATCTAATATATGTATGAATGGACTGGTCTAACTAATGAATATGAATGATtcgtttaatattttattattatatttgtctAATTTGTATTACAATACTCATCCTAGTATGTTTTTGCTATATTCATCAAATTAGTGTGGAGATACTCGTCTAATATGTGTAGTTAGacgatgttttctttttataattgtgTTGTGAGTTGCTAAATTCACCAAATCAATGTATATTCCTACCATCatttaataactataaattattatattttaaaattgaaaataaaaaaattcaaagaatataaaaaaaatatgctttAAAAATTAGTCActctttaaataataaatatgttaaaaatacgTTAAATAGACTTTTAGTGTtggtttaaatattttcaatttattattttaaaaaattaacataaaatatttcattttttataacgATAAAGTATGTTGATTAACAAAAGagttatgaatttatatatcaataaatTGTACAAAGGATTAATTAGAGTAgtagataaaaaagataatcaaAGCAAACAACTAAATTATTAGTTATATGAACAAATTACTACTTTGGtgtatgaaaaattataataccaaaagtaacttttaatttttattatttgatatattttaaaacatcttaTTTAATAGTATAAACCACTAAGTGAAACAGtgcaaaatgataaataaatgcAAATGCTATTACATTAATCCAAATGAGTATAATTATCATAACCAAAATTCATGTATACAACATGAATCTAAgaataaaagttacaaaattGAAGATTTTTTGAAAGGGTGAAAATATAATGAGTTACAACTCTATAACTATTCAACTCAATCACCATCAACTTCTAGAGATAGCTCGCCATCCGTCTCATGATCTGTTTACATCAA contains:
- the LOC108329270 gene encoding lysine histidine transporter 1-like; translation: MEVEGNESGRAKEVERKNINDWLPITKSRNAKWWYSAFHNVTAVVGAGVLGFPYAMSELGWGPGVTILILSWICTLYTAWQMIQMHEPEPGRRLDRYHELGQYAFGEKLGLWIVVPQQLMVQIGVNVVYMITGGNSLMKIHDTLCDGCTPIRRTYFIMIFAVVQFFLSHLPSFNSISVVSFAAALMSLSYSTIAWAASLHRGVQPGVQYGSRFSTDAGNVFGIFGALGTIAFGYAGHNVVLEIQATIPSTPEKPSKKAMWKGMLVAYVVVALCYFPVALVGYWAFGNGVDDNILLSLEKPRWLIVAANLFVFVHVTGSYQVFGVPVFDTLESFLVKQMKFQPTWFLRFITRNCYVLLTLFLGATFPFFGGLLGFFGGFVFAPTTYFLPCVMWLAIYKPNRYSLSWWANWFCIIFGVFLMVLAPIGALRQIILEAKDYKFYS